CGGCGGCATCGAGGAAACGCATCACGCGGTCCGACGGCTGCGCGCCCTTGGCGAGCCAGGACTTCACCTTCTCCATGTCGAGCTTCAGGCGGGTCTCGTTGTCCTTCGGCAGCAGCGGATTGAAATAGCCGAGACGCTCGATGAAGCGGCCGTCGCGGGGAAAACGCGAATCGGCGACGACGACGTGATAGACGGGACGCTTCTTGGTGCCTGCGCGGGCGAGGCGGATAACGACGGACATTCAGTTCTCCTTCAAAGTACGTTTTGTTCGGTTGATTGGTATTCCGCGTCACGCGAGATGCTTGCGATCCCGTGCGACGAATTCCTCATTTCTTCTTGCCCGGGAAACCGCCGAGGCCCGGCAGCGTCGGCTTGCCGCTCAGCCCGGTCAGTCCGGGAAGGTTGGGCAGGCCGCCGCGAAGACCGGGCGGCAGATCCTTCGGCAAATTCGGCAGACCCTGTCCGCCGCCGCTCTGCATCTTCTCCTGCAGCGCCTTCATCTCTTCGGGCGAGGGCATCTTCATGCCGCCGCCAAATCCCATCGCCTGCGCGATGCCGGCGAGCGGGCCGCGCTTGCCCGAGCCCATGGCCTTCATCACGTCGGCCATGTTCCGGTGCATCTTCAGGAGCTTGTTGACGTGCTCGACGCTCTGGCCACTGCCGGCGGCGATGCGCTTCTTGCGGCTGGCCTTGAGCAGGTCGGGATGGCGGCGCTCGTCGCGCGTCATGGAATCGATGATCGCGACCTGGCGCTTCAAAATCTTGTCGTCGATGCCGGCGGCCGCGATCTGGTTCTTCATCTTGGAGATGCCGGGCATCATGCCCATCAGCCCGCTGATGCCGCCCATGTTGGACATCTGCAGCAATTGCTCACGCATGTCGTTGAGGTCGAACTGACCCTTGCGCATGCGCTCGGCGGTGCGCGCGGCCTTCTCGGCGTCGATGTTCGCCGCGGCCTTCTCGACCAGCGAGACCACGTCGCCCATGCCGAGGATGCGCCCCGCAATACGATCGGGATGGAAGTCCTCCAGCGCGTCGGTCTTTTCACCGGTGCCGATCAGCTTGATCGGCTTGCCGGTGACGGCGCGCATCGACAGCGCGGCGCCGCCGCGGCCGTCGCCGTCGACGCGGGTCAGCACGATGCCGGTGAGGCCGACGCGCTGATCGAACGCGCGCGCGAGGTTCACCGCGTCCTGGCCGGTGAGCGAGTCCGCAACCAGCAGCACTTCATGCGGATTCGCAGCCGCTTTGATCGCGGCTGCTTCCGCCATCATCTCTTCGTCGAGCGTGGTGCGGCCGGCGGTGTCGAGCAGCACGATGTCGTAGCCGCCGAGCTTGCCGGCCTCCAGCGCGCGTTTTGCGATTTGCGGCGGCTGCTGGCCCGCCACGATCGGGAGGGTCGGGATGTCGAGGTCGCGGCCGAGCACGGCCAGCTGCTCCATCGCCGCCGGGCGATAGACGTCGAGCGAGGCCATCAGCACCTTGCGCTTGTCGCGCTGGACCAGGCGGCGGGCGAGCTTCGCGGTGGTGGTGGTCTTACCGGAGCCTTGCAGGCCGACCATCATGATCGGCACCGGCGGCACGGAATTGACGTCGATGGTCTGGCCTTCCGCGCCGAGCGTGTTGACCAGCTCGTCATGGACGATCTTGACCACCATCTGGCCGGGCGTGACCGACTTGACGACGGTGGCGCCGATCGCCTGCTCGCGGACGCGCTCGGTGAAGCTGCGCACCACTTCGAGCGCGACGTCGGCCTCCAGCAGCGCGCGGCGCACCTCGCGCATCGCGGCGTCGACGTCCTTTTCGGTCAGCGCACCGCGCCCCGTCAGACGATCGAGAATGCCACCAAGCCGTTCCGACAGATTGTCGAACAATGCCGTTGTCCTGTTGCTGTCCCCTGGTGAGGGGCGCGCCGTTATTTTCCGCTGTCATGCCCCGGCTTGACCGGGGCATCCAGTACGCCGCGACACCTCGGTTCTCGCCGAGCCGCTTCTGGAATACTGGATCCCCCGCCTGCGCGGGGGATGACCACTTCCTTGGCAAGCGATCTTCCAAACACCTTTACGCCCGAGGGCGCACAGCGCTGTCGGGCGTTGACCTCCGGCCACCAGGGCCGGTCGGCGGGTCGAAAAGAAAGCCTTTCCGAGAAAGTGGCGGGGTTAAACGCCGCTCCCGCCCAAAAGTCAAGGAAAGTTAGGGTGCCGGGGCGCC
This is a stretch of genomic DNA from Bradyrhizobium sp. CB2312. It encodes these proteins:
- the ffh gene encoding signal recognition particle protein; translated protein: MFDNLSERLGGILDRLTGRGALTEKDVDAAMREVRRALLEADVALEVVRSFTERVREQAIGATVVKSVTPGQMVVKIVHDELVNTLGAEGQTIDVNSVPPVPIMMVGLQGSGKTTTTAKLARRLVQRDKRKVLMASLDVYRPAAMEQLAVLGRDLDIPTLPIVAGQQPPQIAKRALEAGKLGGYDIVLLDTAGRTTLDEEMMAEAAAIKAAANPHEVLLVADSLTGQDAVNLARAFDQRVGLTGIVLTRVDGDGRGGAALSMRAVTGKPIKLIGTGEKTDALEDFHPDRIAGRILGMGDVVSLVEKAAANIDAEKAARTAERMRKGQFDLNDMREQLLQMSNMGGISGLMGMMPGISKMKNQIAAAGIDDKILKRQVAIIDSMTRDERRHPDLLKASRKKRIAAGSGQSVEHVNKLLKMHRNMADVMKAMGSGKRGPLAGIAQAMGFGGGMKMPSPEEMKALQEKMQSGGGQGLPNLPKDLPPGLRGGLPNLPGLTGLSGKPTLPGLGGFPGKKK
- the rpsP gene encoding 30S ribosomal protein S16, with product MSVVIRLARAGTKKRPVYHVVVADSRFPRDGRFIERLGYFNPLLPKDNETRLKLDMEKVKSWLAKGAQPSDRVMRFLDAAGVKKREARNNPEKAVPRKERKAQAEAAAKA